The segment GGATTGAAAACAGCCTTCGTATGGCTAAAGAGGCCCCCTTTGCTGATAATGGCGAAGTATGTAACGGGGTTTTTGCCGAATGAGAAAAATCAGCTATTGCCAGGCACTGAATGAAGCCATGTCCCAGGAAATGGAGAGAGACCCGGGTGTCTTCGTCTACGGGATAGGCGTGCCCGACCATAAAAAAGTCTTCGGCAGTACGGATGGCCTGGTGGAAAAGTTCGGCGAGGAGAGGTGCTTTGATACTCCACTTGCCGAAGACACCATGACCGGCTTCGGGCTGGGCGCGGCTATCAACGGGATGAGGCCCATCCACGTTCATATTCGCGTGGACTTTATGCTGCTGGCAATGAACCAGCTGGCCAACATGGTCTCCGCGTACCGGTACATGTCACAGGGGGAACTGAAGGTGCCGATGGTAATCAGGGCCGTCATCGGGCGCGGGTGGGGACAGGGCTTTCAGCACAGCAAGAGCCTGCATTCGGTCTTTGCTCATATTCCGGGCATAAAAGTGGTGCTGCCGGTTACGCCCCGGGATGCCAAAGGACTGCTGATTTCAGCGATAAGGGACAATAATCCGGTGGTATTCATCGAGCACCGCTGGCTTTACTGGCAGGAGGCTGATGTCCCGGAGGAACCCTTCACCATACCGCTGGAAGGCGCCAGTATTTTGCGTGAGGGAAAAGATATAACCGTGGTGGCGACCTCCTGGATGAATGTGGAGGCTCTGAAAGCCTCGGAGATTTTAGCCAGGAGAGGGGTCAGTGTTGAGATTGTCGACCCCCGTACCATCGCCCCTTTTAATGACGACCTTATCATGGAGTCGGTGACCAGGACGGGCCGCTGCATCGTCGCCGATAATGACTGGCTGGATTACGGGTTCAGCGCTGAGGCGGCGGCCAGGGTCTATGAGAAGTGCTTCGGCAAGCTGAAATCTCCGGTGCGCCGGATTGGCTTTGCCCCCGCCCCCTGCCCCACCGCCCGGCACCTGGAGAACGAGTTCTATCCCAACGCCATTGATATCATCAGGGCCGTGGAGGAGATGCTGGGACTGGAGCCAGCCGATTTGTCCCACGAGGACTTTTACAGCCATGAGAGAAGGTTCAAAGGGCCGTTTTGATGAATGCCAACAAACTGGCTGAGAAATCGAAGAATCTACTTGAAAAATATACCCTTGAAGGCTACGCTTCGAAAAGGGTATCCTTTATCGTTGCCACCAGGAACCGGGCGGAATACCTGATGCAAGCGCTGGAGCGTAGCCGCACGCTGGTAACACCGGAGGATGAACTGATTATCATTGACGGGGGCTCAACGGACAACACTGCCGAGGTTGTCCGTAAATATTCCGATATTGTGGACATCTTCATATCCGAACCGGACAAAGGCCCGGGGCACGCCTTCAGCAAAGGGATGCTGCTGGCGCGAGGGAAATACCTGAAACAATTGCCGGATGATGATATAGTCCATCCGTCCGCCATGGAACAGTCCATCCGGGTGATGGAAGAGCACCCGGAAATTGACCTCCTGGTCTGCGGGGGCACCCGGGAGATTGGCGGCAAAGTCAAACCGGTCTGGCTTCCGCCGGGAACGAACTACGGCTATAGCCCCAGGGACATCTTCAA is part of the Dehalococcoidales bacterium genome and harbors:
- a CDS encoding glycosyltransferase, which translates into the protein MNANKLAEKSKNLLEKYTLEGYASKRVSFIVATRNRAEYLMQALERSRTLVTPEDELIIIDGGSTDNTAEVVRKYSDIVDIFISEPDKGPGHAFSKGMLLARGKYLKQLPDDDIVHPSAMEQSIRVMEEHPEIDLLVCGGTREIGGKVKPVWLPPGTNYGYSPRDIF
- a CDS encoding transketolase C-terminal domain-containing protein — protein: MRKISYCQALNEAMSQEMERDPGVFVYGIGVPDHKKVFGSTDGLVEKFGEERCFDTPLAEDTMTGFGLGAAINGMRPIHVHIRVDFMLLAMNQLANMVSAYRYMSQGELKVPMVIRAVIGRGWGQGFQHSKSLHSVFAHIPGIKVVLPVTPRDAKGLLISAIRDNNPVVFIEHRWLYWQEADVPEEPFTIPLEGASILREGKDITVVATSWMNVEALKASEILARRGVSVEIVDPRTIAPFNDDLIMESVTRTGRCIVADNDWLDYGFSAEAAARVYEKCFGKLKSPVRRIGFAPAPCPTARHLENEFYPNAIDIIRAVEEMLGLEPADLSHEDFYSHERRFKGPF